One Salmo trutta chromosome 12, fSalTru1.1, whole genome shotgun sequence genomic region harbors:
- the LOC115203837 gene encoding epidermal growth factor-like protein 7: MYQTLLLSSSLFLLHVTATPQFHGHHGRRVCGRDVRHSSVVTTTESFVQPVHKPYITLCQGHRFCSTYKTVYRVAYRQVTRAPPLSHSYPECCPGWRQLHSHNCNQAVCIQSCVNGGTCLRPNRCACPLGWIGQHCQTDVDECSEQQPCSHKCVNMAGSYRCVCREGYRLARDRHSCESLPPPPPTPPAPPASPTRPGQAAANDYRPPSSDTGGRVTEEVQSLKNRVELLEQKLQLVLAPFTSLFPMSLDEGVSENTSFLSHSFQQLDRIDSLSEQIGFLEERLGTCSCQEN; the protein is encoded by the exons ATGTACCAaacactcctcctctcttcctctctcttcctcctccatgtcACGGCCACTCCACAGTTCCACGGTCATCACGG GAGGAGGGTGTGTGGCAGAGATGTCCGTCACAGCAGTGTAGTCACGACGACAGAGTCGTTCGTCCAGCCCGTTCACAAGCCCTACATCACCCTGTGTCAGGGGCACCGCTTCTGCAGCACCTACAA GACAGTGTACAGGGTGGCCTACCGTCAGGTGACCAGAGCGCCGCCACTctcacactcttatccagaatgctgcCCGGGCTGGCGACAACTCCACTCACACAACTGTAACCAAG CGGTGTGTATCCAGTCCTGTGTGAACGGAGGAACATGTTTAAGACCCAACCGCTGTGCCTGTCCTCTGGGCTGGATAGGACAACACTGCCAAACAg aTGTGGATGAGTGCAGTGAGCAGCAGCCCTGTTCTCATAAGTGTGTGAACATGGCAGGCAGCTACCGGTGTGTTTGTAGAGAGGGCTACAGGCTGGCAAGAGACAGACACTCCTGTGAgagccttcctcctcctcctcctacacctCCTGCCCCTCCCGCCTCTCCCACCCGCCCCGGCCAGGCAGCAGCAAACGATTACAGACCCCCCTCCAGTGATACAG GTGGAAGGGTCACAGAGGAGGTACAGAGCCTGAAGAACAGAGTAGAGCTGCTAGAGCAG AAGCTCCAGTTGGTCCTAGCCCCCTTCACCAGTCTGTTCCCCATGTCGCTGGACGAGGGCGTGTCTGAGAATACCAGCTTCCTGTCTCACTCCTTCCAGCAGCTGGACCGCATCGACTCGCTCAGCGAACAAATCGGCTTCCTCGAGGAACGCCTCGGTACCT GTTCCTGCCAGGAAAATTAG